The Urbifossiella limnaea genome has a window encoding:
- the rpsG gene encoding 30S ribosomal protein S7 has product MGSKGRTASYTKLIPDTRYGSLLASKFINCLMHDGKKATATRVFYDAMDQIKKRMPDADPIAIFTDALNNIKPTLEVRSRRVGGANYQVPMQVKAKRAESLAVRWLLAAIRGKSGRPTYLRLAEELMAAYQRQGEAMSKREQTIKMAEANKAFSHFAW; this is encoded by the coding sequence ATGGGTTCCAAAGGCCGGACCGCCAGCTACACGAAGCTCATCCCGGACACCCGGTACGGGTCGCTCCTGGCCAGCAAGTTCATCAACTGCCTGATGCACGACGGCAAGAAGGCGACGGCCACGCGCGTCTTCTACGACGCCATGGACCAGATCAAGAAGCGGATGCCGGACGCCGACCCGATCGCCATCTTCACCGACGCCCTGAACAACATCAAGCCGACGCTCGAGGTCCGGTCGCGGCGCGTCGGCGGGGCGAACTACCAGGTGCCGATGCAGGTGAAGGCCAAGCGGGCCGAGAGCCTCGCCGTCCGCTGGCTCCTCGCCGCCATCCGCGGCAAGAGCGGCCGGCCGACGTACCTCCGCCTCGCCGAGGAGCTCATGGCCGCCTACCAGCGCCAGGGCGAGGCCATGAGCAAGCGCGAGCAGACCATCAAGATGGCCGAGGCGAACAAGGCGTTCAGCCACTTCGCCTGGTGA
- a CDS encoding elongation factor G → MAKGGTLGFDLPKVRNIGVIAHIDAGKTTTTEHLLYYAGAKHKLGGVDEGTTETDYDPEEQQRGITIYSACVPFEWAGHTVNLIDTPGHVDFTAEVERSLRVLDGAIVVFDGQKGVEAQSETVWRQANKYGVPRLVFVNKMDVVGANFAQTLESVRGRLAPDPVAHGKAVPIVIPIGSGGPADSRTPFRGVIDLIDMKARFFDAGDYGKTVRTADIPEENLAEARSYREKLFDELTQHDDKDLITSAVLEGQDPDPLKVRQLVREQCLARLIYPVLSGSGREHIGIQPLLDAVTYYLPSPLDRPPVSGINPKGSKKEEKRKPDSKEPFAGLVFKAAWHPNGHRFFVRVYSGVMRTNMRALNPRRDTKENVAKLYHVHADPNRGLEEVESGPAGDIVCVIGLKDTATGDTLCDTQHPILLEAISFADAVVSQSIEPESGGDKDKLGLALEALQLEDPTFIVKADKDTGQTLMSGMGTLHLEVKKHRLERDFRVKVRVGKPRVSFREMMRSPRQVVANIERLGDKPAMAMLKVSFTNFRSEKPVAVFNVVNSDENPTPVAFLAAAERALTDALQTGELGYPMMHAQARILDAKFDPQLSTEDAFVAAAIHAYRDATRDNIQLLEPIMKVVVTTPSIFLGNVIGDLAKRRGEIDGQEMSPNGELAEVTGRVPLSELFTYANEVRSLSQGRAAAAIEPHSYQPAPDSVLRQLLGE, encoded by the coding sequence ATGGCTAAGGGCGGCACACTCGGCTTCGACCTGCCGAAGGTCCGGAACATCGGCGTCATCGCCCACATCGACGCCGGCAAGACGACCACCACCGAGCACCTGCTGTACTACGCCGGCGCCAAGCACAAGCTCGGCGGCGTGGACGAGGGCACCACCGAGACGGACTACGACCCCGAAGAGCAGCAGCGCGGCATCACCATCTACTCGGCGTGCGTGCCGTTCGAGTGGGCCGGCCACACCGTCAACCTCATCGACACCCCCGGCCACGTCGACTTCACCGCCGAGGTCGAGCGCTCGTTGCGAGTGCTCGACGGCGCCATCGTCGTGTTCGACGGCCAGAAGGGCGTCGAGGCGCAGTCCGAGACCGTCTGGCGGCAGGCGAACAAGTACGGCGTGCCGCGGCTCGTGTTCGTCAACAAGATGGACGTGGTCGGCGCCAACTTCGCGCAGACGCTGGAGAGCGTCCGCGGCCGCCTCGCCCCGGACCCGGTCGCGCACGGCAAGGCGGTGCCGATCGTCATCCCCATCGGCAGCGGCGGCCCGGCCGACAGCCGCACCCCGTTCCGCGGCGTCATCGACCTCATCGACATGAAGGCCCGCTTCTTCGACGCCGGCGACTACGGCAAGACCGTCCGCACCGCCGACATCCCCGAGGAGAATCTGGCCGAGGCCAGGAGCTACCGCGAGAAGCTGTTCGACGAGTTGACCCAGCACGACGACAAGGACCTCATCACGTCCGCGGTGCTGGAGGGCCAGGACCCCGACCCGCTGAAGGTGCGGCAGCTCGTCCGCGAGCAGTGCCTCGCGCGCCTGATCTACCCCGTGCTGTCCGGCAGCGGCCGCGAGCACATCGGCATCCAGCCGCTGCTCGACGCGGTGACGTACTACCTGCCGAGCCCGCTCGACCGCCCGCCGGTGAGCGGCATCAACCCGAAGGGCTCGAAGAAGGAAGAGAAGCGGAAGCCCGACTCGAAGGAGCCGTTCGCGGGGCTGGTGTTCAAGGCGGCGTGGCACCCGAACGGGCACCGCTTCTTCGTCCGCGTCTACAGCGGCGTGATGAGGACGAACATGCGGGCACTCAACCCGCGGCGCGACACGAAGGAGAACGTCGCCAAGCTGTACCACGTCCACGCCGACCCGAACCGCGGGCTCGAAGAGGTCGAGAGCGGCCCTGCCGGCGACATCGTGTGCGTGATCGGCCTGAAGGACACGGCCACCGGCGACACCCTGTGCGACACCCAGCACCCGATCCTGCTCGAAGCCATTTCGTTCGCCGACGCCGTGGTGAGCCAGTCGATCGAGCCCGAGAGCGGCGGCGACAAGGACAAGCTGGGGCTGGCGCTGGAGGCGCTGCAGCTCGAAGACCCGACGTTCATCGTGAAGGCCGACAAGGACACCGGCCAGACGCTGATGAGCGGCATGGGCACGCTTCACCTGGAGGTGAAGAAGCACCGCCTGGAGCGCGACTTCCGCGTGAAGGTGCGGGTGGGCAAGCCGCGCGTCAGCTTCCGCGAGATGATGCGGAGCCCGCGGCAGGTCGTGGCGAACATCGAGCGGCTGGGCGACAAGCCGGCTATGGCGATGCTGAAGGTGTCGTTCACGAACTTCCGGTCGGAGAAGCCGGTGGCCGTGTTCAACGTCGTGAACAGCGACGAGAACCCGACGCCGGTGGCGTTCCTGGCCGCGGCCGAGCGGGCGCTGACCGACGCGCTCCAGACCGGCGAGCTCGGCTACCCGATGATGCACGCCCAGGCCCGCATCCTGGACGCGAAGTTCGACCCGCAGCTGAGCACCGAGGACGCCTTCGTGGCGGCGGCGATCCACGCCTACCGCGACGCGACGCGGGACAACATCCAGCTGCTCGAGCCGATCATGAAGGTGGTGGTGACGACGCCGTCGATCTTCCTGGGGAACGTGATCGGCGACCTGGCGAAGCGGCGCGGCGAGATCGACGGGCAGGAGATGAGCCCGAACGGCGAGCTGGCCGAGGTGACGGGCCGGGTGCCGCTGTCGGAGCTGTTCACCTACGCGAACGAGGTGCGGAGCCTGAGCCAGGGCCGCGCCGCCGCGGCGATCGAGCCGCACAGCTACCAGCCGGCCCCGGACTCGGTGCTGAGACAACTGCTGGGCGAGTAA
- the rpsL gene encoding 30S ribosomal protein S12, with product MPTINQLIRSPRVPQRSKPKHPAMQGCPQKRGVCTVVKTMTPKKPNSALRKVARVRLSNGIEVTAYIPGEGHNLQEHSIVLVRGGRVRDLPGVRYHIVRGVLDSQGVGDRKQARSKYGAKKEGK from the coding sequence ATGCCGACGATCAACCAGCTGATCCGCTCCCCGCGGGTGCCGCAGCGCTCGAAGCCGAAGCACCCCGCCATGCAGGGCTGCCCGCAGAAGCGCGGCGTCTGCACGGTCGTGAAGACGATGACCCCGAAGAAGCCGAACTCGGCCCTCCGCAAGGTGGCCCGCGTGCGGCTGTCGAACGGCATCGAGGTCACGGCGTACATCCCCGGCGAGGGGCACAACCTGCAGGAACACAGCATCGTGCTGGTCCGCGGCGGCCGCGTCCGCGACCTGCCCGGCGTCCGCTACCACATCGTCCGCGGCGTGCTCGACAGCCAGGGCGTCGGCGACCGCAAGCAGGCCCGCTCCAAGTACGGGGCAAAGAAGGAAGGCAAGTAA
- the rpoB gene encoding DNA-directed RNA polymerase subunit beta, with the protein MPIPAQRIILPETERNFGRFGDAVEVPDLTDVQTRSYARFLQLEVGYDKREQHGLEGVLKEIFPIESYDKKISLEYVKYDLGKPRYDPDECRQLRLTYGRPFRVWLRLRKSDGTAVEEEVYLGDMPIMIGGGEFIINGAERVVVSQLHRSPGVDFVVTREADKDMHSCRIIPERGSWIEINVSKKETFGVRIDQSGKFSALTLLRAMDPMYTSTANILKEFYPTEKMKLSDKSRALLVGDMENNIFPMYAADDVIDPETGEVYLDAGKPFTNEKVDKILVSTLKEIEVLPYPKDPIIITSLNEDGTHSHEEALLKIYQRLRPGNPAQLEKARELFREKFLDPNRYRLGRVGRFRINRKFNQTIAETEMTLRSVDFVNSVKYVLDLRAGKGHVDDIDHLGNRRLRTIDELAADELRKGFLKLRRTVQERMAIRDQQDMSPRTLINPKSVSAAIEYFFGRSELSQVVDQTNPLAQLTHERRLSALGPGGLNRKRAGFEVRDVHISHYGRICPIETPEGTNIGLISSLSIYAEIDDYGFLITPYKKVHNKKLSDDVVKLRADEESQAKLAPADTPTEGDRLSSDRVSGRYDGDLTSIPAEKLEYIDVSPKQMVGVSAGLIPFLEHDDANRALMGSNMQRQAVPLLVPEPAIVSTGLEREVAKHSGMLVRAQEDGTVVYVDAERIKLEEKDKIVREYVLRKYHGLNERTCLNQKPIVDMGEKVKRGQILADGAATKEGELALGRNVLVAFMSWEGYNFEDAIIISERLVKNDTYTSIHIEEFDIEIRETKLGKEEFTRDIPNVSPKALSNLDENGVVRIGTFVHPGDILVGKVSPKSRSELTPEEKLLHAIFGRAGEDVKNDSLEVPSGVEGVVIAAHRFSRRASMTEDERKELARQEKDIDTVYSKKIAEQFREFIEALGTVLDKKELKDPNTGKQLGSDKDDRAVAEQAKGFKLDALDIRSPDHDKKAKKIHGRHWERIQFFIDEQERKLNSLKRGDELPSGVQQMVKVYVATKRVISVGDKMAGRHGNKGVISKVLPEEDMPFLRDGTPVDILLNPLGVPSRMNVGQILETHLGYAAAKLGFKAVTPVFDGATEEEIREALKEAGVPETGKSTLYDGRTGEAFDQPVTVGYIYMLKLHHLVDDKVHARATGPYSLITQQPLGGKARFGGQRFGEMEVWALEAYGAAYILQELLTVKSDDVEGRTKIYESMVKGENTLEAGTPASFDVLTHEIRGLGLNMQLEKKRV; encoded by the coding sequence ATGCCCATCCCGGCCCAGCGGATCATTCTCCCGGAAACCGAGCGGAACTTCGGCCGCTTCGGCGACGCCGTGGAGGTTCCCGACCTGACCGACGTCCAGACCCGCTCCTACGCGCGCTTCCTCCAGCTGGAGGTCGGCTACGACAAGCGAGAGCAGCACGGCCTCGAAGGGGTGTTGAAGGAAATCTTCCCCATCGAGAGCTACGACAAGAAGATCTCGCTCGAGTACGTGAAGTACGACCTCGGTAAGCCGCGCTACGACCCGGACGAGTGCCGCCAGCTGCGCCTCACCTACGGCCGGCCGTTCCGCGTCTGGCTGCGCCTCCGCAAGAGCGACGGCACGGCCGTCGAGGAGGAGGTGTACCTCGGCGACATGCCCATCATGATCGGCGGCGGCGAGTTCATCATCAACGGGGCCGAGCGCGTCGTCGTGTCGCAGCTGCACCGGTCGCCGGGTGTCGACTTCGTCGTCACCCGCGAGGCCGACAAGGACATGCACAGCTGCCGCATCATCCCCGAGCGCGGCAGCTGGATCGAGATCAACGTCTCCAAGAAGGAGACGTTCGGCGTCCGCATCGACCAGTCGGGCAAGTTCTCGGCGCTGACGCTGCTGCGGGCGATGGACCCGATGTACACCAGCACCGCGAACATCCTGAAGGAGTTCTACCCGACCGAGAAGATGAAGCTGTCCGACAAGTCGCGCGCGCTGCTCGTCGGCGACATGGAAAACAACATCTTCCCGATGTACGCCGCCGACGACGTGATCGACCCCGAGACGGGCGAGGTCTACCTCGACGCCGGCAAGCCGTTCACCAACGAGAAGGTGGACAAGATTCTCGTGTCCACGCTGAAGGAGATCGAGGTTCTTCCGTACCCGAAGGACCCGATCATCATCACGTCGCTGAACGAGGACGGCACGCACTCCCACGAGGAGGCGCTGCTGAAGATCTACCAGCGGCTGCGGCCCGGCAACCCGGCGCAACTGGAGAAGGCCCGCGAGCTGTTCCGCGAGAAGTTCCTCGACCCGAACCGCTACCGGCTCGGCCGCGTCGGCCGCTTCCGCATCAACCGGAAGTTCAACCAGACCATCGCCGAAACGGAGATGACGCTCCGCAGCGTCGACTTCGTCAACTCGGTGAAGTACGTCCTCGACCTGCGTGCCGGGAAGGGCCACGTCGACGACATCGACCACCTGGGTAACCGCCGCCTGCGCACGATCGACGAGCTGGCCGCCGACGAGCTGCGGAAGGGCTTCCTGAAGCTCCGCCGCACCGTGCAGGAGCGCATGGCCATCCGCGACCAGCAGGACATGAGCCCCCGCACGCTCATCAACCCGAAGAGCGTGTCGGCCGCGATCGAGTACTTCTTCGGCCGCAGCGAGTTGTCGCAGGTGGTGGACCAGACGAACCCGCTGGCGCAGTTGACGCACGAGCGGCGGCTGTCGGCCCTCGGGCCGGGCGGCCTAAACCGCAAGCGGGCCGGGTTCGAGGTGCGCGACGTGCACATCTCCCACTACGGCCGCATCTGCCCGATCGAGACGCCGGAAGGCACGAACATCGGCCTCATCTCGTCGCTGAGCATCTACGCCGAGATCGACGACTACGGGTTCCTCATCACGCCGTACAAGAAGGTCCACAACAAGAAGTTGAGCGACGACGTGGTGAAGTTGCGGGCCGACGAGGAGAGCCAGGCCAAGCTCGCCCCCGCCGACACCCCGACCGAGGGCGACCGGCTGTCGTCCGACCGCGTCAGCGGCCGGTACGACGGCGACCTCACGAGCATCCCGGCCGAGAAGCTCGAGTACATCGACGTGTCGCCGAAGCAGATGGTCGGCGTGAGCGCCGGGCTCATCCCGTTCCTGGAGCACGACGACGCCAACCGGGCGCTCATGGGCTCGAACATGCAGCGGCAGGCCGTGCCGCTGCTCGTGCCCGAGCCCGCGATCGTGTCCACCGGGCTGGAGCGGGAAGTCGCCAAGCATTCCGGGATGCTGGTCCGCGCTCAGGAGGACGGCACCGTCGTGTACGTGGACGCCGAGCGGATCAAGCTGGAGGAGAAGGACAAGATCGTCCGCGAGTACGTCCTGCGGAAGTACCACGGCCTGAACGAGCGCACCTGCCTCAACCAGAAGCCGATCGTCGACATGGGCGAGAAGGTGAAGCGCGGCCAGATCCTGGCGGACGGCGCCGCCACCAAGGAGGGCGAGCTGGCCCTCGGCCGGAACGTGCTGGTCGCGTTCATGTCGTGGGAGGGGTACAACTTCGAGGACGCCATCATCATCAGCGAGCGGCTGGTGAAGAACGACACGTACACCTCGATCCACATCGAGGAGTTCGACATCGAGATCCGCGAGACGAAGCTCGGCAAGGAGGAGTTCACCCGCGACATCCCGAACGTGTCGCCGAAGGCGCTGAGCAACCTCGACGAGAACGGCGTCGTCCGCATCGGCACGTTCGTCCACCCCGGCGACATCCTGGTCGGCAAGGTGTCGCCGAAGAGCCGCAGCGAGCTGACGCCCGAGGAGAAGCTGCTGCACGCGATCTTCGGCCGGGCCGGCGAGGACGTGAAGAACGACTCGCTCGAGGTGCCGTCGGGCGTGGAAGGCGTCGTCATCGCCGCCCACCGGTTCAGCCGCCGCGCGAGCATGACCGAGGACGAGCGGAAGGAGCTGGCGCGGCAGGAGAAGGACATCGACACCGTCTACTCGAAGAAGATCGCGGAGCAGTTCCGCGAGTTCATCGAGGCGCTCGGCACGGTGCTCGACAAGAAGGAGCTGAAGGACCCGAACACGGGCAAGCAGCTCGGCTCGGACAAGGACGACCGCGCCGTCGCCGAGCAGGCGAAGGGCTTCAAGCTCGACGCGCTCGACATCCGCAGCCCGGACCACGACAAGAAGGCCAAGAAGATCCACGGCCGGCACTGGGAGCGGATCCAGTTCTTCATCGACGAGCAGGAGCGGAAGCTCAACTCGCTGAAGCGCGGCGACGAACTGCCGAGCGGCGTGCAGCAGATGGTGAAGGTGTACGTCGCCACCAAGCGCGTCATCAGCGTCGGCGACAAGATGGCCGGCCGGCACGGGAACAAGGGCGTCATCAGCAAGGTGCTCCCCGAGGAGGACATGCCGTTCCTCCGCGACGGCACCCCGGTGGACATCCTGCTGAACCCGCTCGGCGTGCCGAGCCGCATGAACGTGGGCCAGATTCTCGAAACCCACCTCGGGTACGCCGCCGCGAAGCTCGGCTTCAAGGCCGTCACGCCGGTGTTCGACGGGGCCACGGAGGAGGAGATCCGCGAGGCGCTGAAGGAGGCCGGCGTCCCGGAGACGGGCAAGAGCACGCTGTACGACGGCCGGACCGGCGAGGCGTTCGACCAGCCGGTGACGGTCGGCTACATCTACATGCTGAAGTTGCACCACCTCGTGGACGACAAGGTGCACGCCCGGGCGACGGGGCCGTACAGCCTCATCACCCAGCAGCCGCTGGGCGGCAAGGCGCGGTTCGGCGGCCAGCGGTTCGGCGAGATGGAGGTGTGGGCGCTGGAGGCGTACGGCGCCGCCTACATCCTTCAGGAGCTGCTGACCGTGAAGTCGGACGACGTCGAGGGCCGCACCAAGATTTACGAGTCGATGGTGAAGGGGGAGAACACGCTGGAGGCCGGCACGCCGGCGAGCTTCGACGTGCTCACCCACGAGATCCGCGGCCTGGGCCTGAACATGCAGCTGGAGAAGAAGCGGGTGTAG
- the rpoC gene encoding DNA-directed RNA polymerase subunit beta' — MSTAAAKTADAADSSTYERINDFGAVRISLASPHDIRSWSFGEVKKPETINYRTYRPEKDGLFCERIFGPEKDWECTCGKYRGMKYKGMICDRCGVKVTHSRVRRKRMGHIELAAPVVHIWFFKAMPSRLGTLLDMKTTSLEKIIYFQDYVIVDAGTSLGNKVPGSTKTIKERELLTEDEYKAARTEFGDTFEVDMGAEAIKKLLEKLNLVDLSRELRERLDKEMLRGEKASKQRLKELVKRLKTVEALRDSSNKCEWMVLECIPVIPPDLRPLVLLDSGNFATSDLNDLYRRIINRNNRLKKLVDLNAPEVIIRNEKRMLQQSVDALFDNNRCKRPVLGSSNRPLKSLTDMIKGKQGRFRENLLGKRVDYSARSVIVVGPELKLHQAGLPKKIALELFQPFIIRRLKELQHADTIKSAKKMLERKDDVVWDILEEVTKSHPVLLNRAPTLHRMGIQAFEPVLIEGNAIRIHPLVCKGFNADFDGDQMAVHLPLSIEAQVEATVLMMSTNNIFSPANGNPIITPSQDIVMGCYYLTASRGADDEAVEKGDGMVFHSPGELFRAHAEGKLGMHAKVRVRLPIEKRFVSELKDEKGASRAEDIPRKPNGLVRTTVGRVIFNDILHPKMAYYDLPLTSKYLSRIIADCYQQLGRRETIALLDRMKETGFRESTRSGLSFASSDLRTPENKEAVLAAKDKEADKLRKQFEKGIITENERYNKVIDTWMSARDEITKRLMVDLANDRRVDQVTGKVVPYLNPIYLMAHSGARGGIEQIRQLAGMRGLMAKPSGAIIETPIKSNFREGLTVLEYFSSTHGARKGLADTALKTADSGYLTRKLADVAQNVVITMEDCGTTLGITKGIMYKGDEVDRPLSDGVRGRVSRTTVEHPTTREPIVHENDMITPDKAKELERVGLDKITVRSPMTCQAPLGICRKCYGMDLATGAMVEEGMAVGIIAAQSIGEPGTQLTMRTFHIGGSVSRSNTTESESKAKKGGVIQFERINVVTNEAGQHIALTRTGEILVLRGAGGAIAERYAVPNGAEVFVTDGQEVAAGTSLVKWDPHALPVVSEETGTVRFVDIKEGVTLRKELDRQTGVERFTIMEHKGDLHPKIEIVGDRGQILKGYPIPERANLQVTTGQKVTAGTLLAKTPREVSQTHDITGGLPRVTELFEARRPRNPAVMADVSGKVRIGDRKRGKRVIWVEPANDDGEKIGEEREHQVPAGAPMRIHDGEYVKAGDPLVYGPLVPHDILRVSGTDAVQEYLVREVQAVYRSQRVDIDDKHIEIIVAQMLRKVKVKDTGDTGLLPGAVMDRFAFDEVNRRLTEECVKVIEAGDSSLVPGRVFSREAYEEERTAVEAAGKKKALPTMSIPEPSTNEVQLLGITKAAVQSDSFISAASFQETTKVLTEAALASKVDYLVGLKENVILGHLIPAGTGFKSHQEAEVRINMPDGANYYAPPDATAVAGAQ, encoded by the coding sequence ATGTCCACCGCCGCCGCCAAGACCGCCGACGCCGCCGACAGCAGCACCTACGAGCGGATCAACGACTTCGGGGCCGTCCGCATCTCGCTGGCGTCCCCGCACGACATCCGCTCGTGGAGCTTCGGCGAGGTCAAGAAGCCGGAGACGATCAACTACCGCACGTACCGGCCGGAGAAGGACGGCCTGTTCTGCGAGCGCATCTTCGGGCCGGAGAAGGACTGGGAGTGCACCTGCGGCAAGTACCGCGGCATGAAGTACAAGGGGATGATCTGCGACCGGTGCGGCGTCAAGGTGACGCACAGCCGCGTCCGCCGCAAGCGGATGGGGCACATCGAGCTCGCCGCCCCGGTCGTCCACATCTGGTTCTTCAAGGCCATGCCGTCCCGCCTCGGGACGCTCCTGGACATGAAGACCACCAGCCTGGAAAAGATCATCTACTTCCAGGACTACGTGATCGTCGACGCCGGCACGTCCCTCGGCAACAAGGTGCCCGGCAGCACCAAGACGATCAAGGAGCGCGAGCTCCTCACCGAGGACGAGTACAAGGCCGCCCGCACCGAGTTCGGCGACACGTTCGAAGTGGACATGGGCGCCGAGGCCATCAAGAAGCTGCTGGAGAAGCTCAACCTCGTGGACCTGTCCCGCGAGCTGCGCGAGCGGCTCGACAAGGAGATGCTGCGCGGCGAGAAGGCGAGCAAGCAGCGGCTCAAGGAACTGGTCAAGCGGCTCAAGACGGTCGAGGCGCTGCGGGACAGCAGCAACAAGTGCGAGTGGATGGTCCTGGAGTGCATCCCGGTCATCCCGCCGGACCTGCGGCCGCTTGTGCTGCTGGACAGCGGCAACTTTGCGACGAGTGACCTGAACGACCTGTACCGCCGCATCATCAACCGGAACAACCGGCTGAAGAAGCTCGTGGACCTGAACGCCCCCGAGGTCATCATCCGCAACGAGAAGCGGATGCTGCAGCAGAGCGTGGACGCGCTGTTCGACAACAACCGGTGCAAGCGGCCGGTGCTGGGCAGCAGCAACCGCCCGCTGAAGTCCCTGACCGACATGATCAAGGGGAAGCAGGGCCGGTTTCGCGAGAACCTGCTCGGCAAGCGGGTGGACTACTCGGCGCGGTCGGTCATCGTCGTCGGCCCGGAGCTGAAGCTGCACCAGGCCGGGCTCCCGAAGAAGATCGCGCTCGAGCTGTTTCAGCCGTTCATCATCCGCCGGCTGAAGGAGCTCCAGCACGCCGACACCATCAAGTCGGCGAAGAAGATGCTGGAGCGCAAGGACGACGTGGTCTGGGACATCCTGGAAGAGGTCACGAAGAGCCACCCGGTCCTCCTGAACCGCGCCCCGACGCTGCACCGCATGGGCATCCAGGCGTTCGAGCCGGTGCTCATCGAGGGCAACGCCATCCGCATCCACCCGCTCGTGTGCAAGGGCTTCAACGCCGACTTCGACGGCGACCAGATGGCCGTCCACCTGCCGCTGTCGATCGAGGCGCAGGTCGAGGCGACGGTGCTGATGATGAGCACGAACAACATCTTCAGCCCGGCCAACGGCAACCCGATCATCACGCCGTCGCAGGACATCGTGATGGGCTGCTACTACCTCACCGCCAGCCGCGGGGCCGACGACGAGGCGGTCGAGAAGGGCGACGGGATGGTGTTCCACAGCCCCGGCGAGCTGTTCCGCGCCCACGCGGAAGGGAAGCTCGGGATGCACGCCAAGGTGCGCGTCCGGCTGCCGATCGAGAAGCGGTTCGTCAGCGAGCTGAAGGACGAGAAGGGCGCCTCGCGGGCCGAGGACATCCCCCGCAAGCCGAACGGGCTGGTCCGCACCACCGTCGGGCGGGTGATCTTCAACGACATCCTCCACCCGAAGATGGCGTACTACGACCTGCCGCTGACGAGCAAGTACCTCAGCCGCATCATCGCCGACTGCTACCAGCAGCTCGGCCGGCGGGAGACGATCGCGCTGCTCGACCGCATGAAGGAGACCGGCTTCCGCGAGTCGACGCGGTCGGGCCTCAGCTTCGCGTCGTCCGACCTGCGGACGCCGGAGAACAAGGAGGCGGTGCTGGCGGCCAAGGACAAGGAGGCGGACAAGCTCCGCAAGCAGTTCGAGAAGGGGATCATCACCGAGAACGAGCGCTACAACAAGGTGATCGACACCTGGATGAGCGCCCGCGACGAGATCACCAAGCGGCTCATGGTCGACCTGGCCAACGACCGCCGGGTCGACCAGGTGACCGGAAAGGTGGTGCCGTACCTCAACCCGATCTACCTGATGGCCCACTCGGGCGCCCGCGGCGGCATCGAGCAGATCCGCCAGCTGGCCGGCATGCGCGGCCTCATGGCCAAGCCGAGCGGGGCGATCATCGAGACGCCCATCAAGAGTAACTTCCGCGAGGGGCTGACCGTGCTGGAGTACTTCTCCAGCACGCACGGCGCCCGCAAGGGGCTGGCCGACACGGCGCTGAAGACCGCCGACTCGGGCTACCTCACCCGCAAGCTGGCGGACGTGGCGCAGAACGTCGTCATCACCATGGAGGACTGCGGGACGACGCTCGGCATCACCAAGGGGATCATGTACAAGGGCGACGAGGTGGACCGGCCGCTGTCCGACGGCGTCCGCGGCCGCGTCAGCCGGACGACGGTCGAGCACCCGACGACGCGGGAGCCGATCGTCCACGAGAACGACATGATCACGCCGGACAAGGCCAAAGAGCTGGAGCGGGTCGGGCTCGACAAGATCACCGTCCGCAGCCCGATGACGTGCCAGGCGCCGCTCGGCATCTGCCGCAAGTGCTACGGCATGGACCTGGCCACCGGGGCGATGGTCGAGGAGGGCATGGCCGTCGGCATCATCGCCGCCCAGTCGATCGGCGAGCCGGGCACCCAGCTGACGATGCGGACGTTCCACATCGGCGGGTCGGTGAGCCGGTCGAACACGACCGAGAGCGAGTCGAAGGCCAAGAAGGGCGGCGTGATCCAGTTCGAGCGGATCAACGTCGTCACCAACGAGGCCGGGCAGCACATCGCCCTGACGCGGACCGGCGAGATCCTCGTCCTCCGCGGCGCCGGCGGGGCCATCGCCGAGCGGTACGCGGTGCCGAACGGGGCCGAGGTGTTCGTGACCGACGGCCAGGAGGTCGCCGCCGGCACGTCGCTGGTGAAGTGGGACCCGCACGCCCTGCCGGTGGTGTCCGAGGAGACGGGCACGGTGCGGTTCGTGGACATCAAGGAGGGCGTCACCCTCCGCAAGGAGCTGGACCGCCAGACCGGCGTCGAGCGGTTCACGATCATGGAGCACAAGGGCGACCTCCACCCGAAGATCGAGATCGTCGGCGACCGCGGCCAGATCTTGAAGGGCTACCCGATCCCGGAGCGGGCCAACCTCCAGGTCACGACTGGCCAGAAGGTGACGGCCGGGACGCTGCTGGCGAAGACGCCGCGCGAGGTGTCGCAGACGCACGACATCACCGGCGGCCTGCCGCGCGTCACCGAGCTGTTCGAGGCCCGGCGGCCGCGGAACCCGGCGGTCATGGCCGACGTGTCGGGCAAGGTGCGGATCGGCGACCGGAAGCGCGGCAAGCGCGTCATCTGGGTCGAGCCGGCCAACGACGACGGCGAGAAGATCGGCGAGGAGCGCGAGCACCAGGTGCCGGCCGGGGCGCCGATGCGCATCCACGACGGCGAGTACGTGAAGGCCGGCGACCCGCTCGTCTACGGGCCGCTCGTGCCGCACGACATCCTCCGCGTGTCGGGCACCGACGCCGTGCAGGAGTACCTGGTGCGCGAGGTGCAGGCGGTGTACCGCTCCCAGCGGGTGGACATCGACGACAAGCACATCGAGATCATCGTCGCGCAGATGCTCCGCAAGGTGAAGGTGAAGGACACCGGCGACACCGGCCTGCTGCCGGGGGCGGTGATGGACCGGTTCGCGTTCGACGAGGTGAACCGCCGGCTGACCGAGGAGTGCGTGAAGGTGATCGAGGCCGGCGACTCGTCGCTGGTGCCCGGCCGCGTGTTCAGCCGCGAGGCGTACGAGGAGGAGCGCACGGCCGTCGAGGCCGCCGGCAAGAAGAAGGCCCTGCCGACGATGTCGATCCCCGAGCCGTCCACCAACGAGGTGCAGCTGCTCGGCATCACGAAGGCCGCGGTGCAGTCGGACAGCTTCATCAGCGCCGCCAGCTTCCAGGAGACGACCAAGGTGCTGACCGAGGCCGCCCTGGCGAGCAAGGTGGACTACTTGGTCGGCCTGAAGGAGAACGTGATCCTCGGGCACCTGATCCCGGCCGGCACCGGGTTCAAGTCGCACCAGGAGGCCGAGGTGCGGATCAACATGCCGGACGGGGCGAACTACTACGCCCCGCCGGACGCCACCGCCGTGGCCGGGGCGCAGTAA